AGGTGTAGGCCGCGCGCAGCATGGTTTCCTCGTCGAATGGCCGGGCCATGATCTGCATTCCCACGGGAAGACCGTCCACCAGCCCGCAGGGCAGGCTGAGCGCCGGAATGCCCGCCAGATTCACCGGGATGGTGCAGACATCGGCCAGCTTCATCTGGAAGGGATCGTCCGCGCGCTCGCCCACTGCGAAGGCAGGCGTGGGCGATGTGGGTGTCAGCAGCACATCGCACTCCTGAAAGGCCCGGTCGAAGTCGCGTCGCAGAAGGGTGCGCACCTGCTGGGCTTTCAGGTAATAGGCATCGTAGTATCCGGCCGAAAGCGCGTAGGTCCCGATCATGATGCGCTGTTTGACCTCCGCACCAAAACCCTCCGCGCGCGAGCGCATGAACATATCCACGTGGTCCGAAGCTGCGCCGGAGCGGTGGCCGTAACGCACTCCGTCGTAGCGCGCCAGGTTGGAGCTGGCCTCCGCCGGCGCGATGATGTAGTAGACCGGGAGCGCGTAGCCCACGTTGGGCATGGAGATTTCCCGGATCTTCGCGCCCGCTTTCTCCAGCACCCGGGCCCCTTCCTGCACGGCCTGGGCCACGTCTTCCCGCACACCCTGAGCGAAGAACTCCCGCGGCAGCCCCACCGTCATGCCCTGCACATCCCGCACGAGAGCCTGTGTGAAGTCCGGCGATTCGCCGGGATAGCTGGTGGAGTCCAGAGGATCGTGCCCGCAGATGATGTTCAACACCAGCGCAGCGTCCCTGACATCACGCGTGAGCGGGCCAATCTGGTCCAGACTGGAAGCATAAGCCACCAGTCCGTACCGCGACACCCGGCCGTATGTGGGTTTCACACCCACAATCCCGCAGAAGGAGGCCGGCTGGCGAATGGACCCCCCGGTATCTGAGCCGAGGGCATAGAACACCTGTCCCGCAGCCACCGCAGCCGCAGACCCTCCGCTCGAGCCGCCAGGCACTGTGGAGGTGTTCCAGGGATTGCGCGTCACCTTGAATGCGGAATTCTCTGTGGAGGACCCCATCGCGAACTCGTCCAGGTTTGTCTTGCCGCAGATGACCCCTCCCCGGTCCAGAATGCGCTGGACGGCGGTGGCATTGTAGGGAGGCTCCCATCCCTCCAGGATGCGCGAGGCGCAGGTGCAGGGCACGCCCTTCAGGCACATATTGTCCTTCACCGCAGCCGGCACCCCTGCCAGCGGGTCGGGAAAGGCGGCCGGGTTGGCATCGAAACGCGCGGCTGCCTCCATAGCTATCTCTTCGGTTAGAGCCAGAAACGCCGAAAGCGACGGCTCCAGCGCGGCGATGCGCTCCAGGCAGGCGCGTGTCAGATCGCGGGCAGAGATGCGGCCCGAACGGAGCGCTTCGGATGCCTGCCAGGCGGTCTGGATGTTTTCGATGTCGCGCGTCATTGGCTCTCCTCGCCCCTCACTGCCCGCAGTCCTTGCCGTCCGCCGTGTCCACAACGCGGGGAACCAGGAACGCCTCGCCATTGGACCGCGGAGCGCCGCGCAGCACTTCCTCGCGATCCAGGCCGGGAAGAGCGACGTCTTCGCGGTAGACATTGACCATCGGCAGGACGCGCTCCGTGGGTTCCACATCCGTGGTATCCAGTTCCTGGAGCGCCGCGAAGTGCTCGATGATCTGATTCAGATGGCCGGCCAGCCTGCGCAGCTCTTCCTCGGGAAGCGCCAGGCGGGCCAGGACAGCCACGTTCGAGACCTCTTCAAGGGTAAGCTTCAAGGAGACGAGACCTCCAGTCGCCGCATCGGCCGTTTTGCCCTGCGGGGCGGCCCGGCGCCACATTTTAGGCAATAGACCCGGCCGGGGTCAAGCGCGCCGGGAGCGATGCGCTGACGGGTCGGGATATGGGGTGAATAACGAGACAGCCCTACGGTGGTTGAGCCGTCCGCCGCAGGCGGACGAGTCGAAACCACAGCTTGCAGTCTGAGGTCTTCATATGCGCGCCTGCGGCGCGCTACTCGACGAGCGTAGTCAGCAACCTCACCGCCCACTACGGGAGGCACTGCACCGGGCGACACGCCGTTGACGGCGTCAGGGGGGATGTGGTAGGTATCCGGTGGAAGCCGCAGCGCTTGCGGGCGCGTCTAATACACGGAAACCATCCTCCGCAAGAGCGGCGCTTCGCCGTGCGGGTGGGTGGAGAAAGGAGCCGGCTGACGATGATCTCTCCCGTGAAAGCGATTGCAAGGAGATTTCTGGTTGCAGCGCTGTGTGTGGCCACGGCGCTTGCCGCCGGAGCGGCCATCGCCGCGCCGAAGATTACGTTCGAGAACACCCAGGTGGACTTCGGCACGCTGGGGCAGGGCAAGTCAGTGGACCTGGTCTACCGTTTCCGGAACACAGGCGATCAGGAACTGACCATCGGGAACATCCACACCTCCTGCGGGTGCACGAACGCCACCGCCCTCAAGCGGTCCCTCAAGCCGGGCGAGTCCTCGGAGATCCGCGCCAAGTTCAACTCCGGCAGCTTCCGGGGCAAGATCACCAAGACGATCACCGTGGAGACCAACGACCCCGGCAACCGCGCGGTGCAGCTGATGGTGGTGGGCTATGTAAAGCCTTCCGTGGAGGTCTTTCCCCAGAGCATCAACTTCGGCACGCTGAAGAAGGGCCGCACCTTCCAGCAGACGGTGGTGCTCAAGCCGGAGAATCCCGCCAAGTTTACCATCCGCAGCGTGGATGCGCGCGCTCCGTTCATTACGGTGGGCCAGCCGCAACGCTCGAAATCCGTGCCCGGGGCGTGGGAGCTGCACGTCAAGGTTGACCCCACGGGCGTGAAGCCGGGCCGCATCTACGAGATGATCCAGATCCGCACGGACCTGACCGTCCAGCCACTGGTGGTGGTACGCGTCATCGGGTCGGTGGTGGAGTAGGCCGGCCGGGCCCTTGGAGATGAACAGCCGCGTCCGCTCCACCCTTGCCGGAGCTGCCGGCATTGTTCTGGTCTCGGTGATTCTGGCGGTGGCAGTGACGTCCGCTCTGCCGGGAGGTGTGCCGGTCCTAAGCCCTCCGCCTTCTCCACCGGGCGAGCCACTGGACTTCGTCCAGGTATGGGAGGCGTTCGATCGCAAAGATGCGACCTTCATTGATGCTCGGCCTGCAGATGAATACGAGTATGGCCATATCCCGGGAGCCCTGAACGTCCCGCTTCTTGAGCGCGACCGGCATCTGCCGGCGCTGCGCCGCGAGATCCCGCCGGACCGCAAGATCATCGTCTATTGTGATGGCGAGGAGTGTGAGGCATCGGAGAAACTCAGCGCGTGGCTTAAGGATCGGGGATGGAAGAAGGTCTATGTCTTCACGGACGGTTATCCCTCCTGGCTGGCGGCGGGGATGGAGATTGCGAAGGGGGAATCGCCGTGATGTTCCCGCATCGGGTCCGTCAAACGCTTGCCATTGGCGGCAGGCTCGCGCTGGGAGCCGTCTTCATCTACGCAAGTTACGACAAGCTGAACGGCTCACAACTGTTTGTGGATGCGGTGGAGAACTACCGCATACTCCCGCGGATGTTGCTCTATCCGTTCGCCGTCATCCTGCCGTGGGTGCAGCTCGTGACCGGTGTCTGTCTGGTGGCGGGCGCACTGGTGCCGGGGGCCGCGCTGGTGTCCGCCGGCCTGTACGCAATGTTCATGGCTGCGATGGCCAGCGCCATCATCCGCGGGCTGGACATAAGCTGCGGGTGCTTCAATCTGACCGACGAGGGGCAGCGTGTGGCCTGGGGGTCCCTCTGGCCGAGAGCGCTGGGAATGATCGCCAGTATCTATGTGATGGCGGCGTCAAACGAACTTGAATGGCCCCTTTCCCGGCTTGTTGGCTCGGGGAAGGGAAACGGGAAGGAGACTTCTGAATGCAGGTGACCTGCCCTGTGTGCTGGCACTCGGTGGTGACGGTGGCCACTTGCCAGTCGTGCGGGTTCCAGCAATGCCTTGAATACGAAGGCCCGGTGTGCAAAGTGTGTGGCGGCGTGTGTCGTGCCGACGCAAAGAGGGAGGAGGCAACTGCCGCGGCATCCGGGACCGAGGCGGCCTGAGACTGCCGAAACACCTTCAGTTGCCACGAAGGGGGGCGAAGATGAGTTTCGTCCTCCGCTGGTTTTGGGGCCACTTGAGGATGGCGGAAGAAGACTACGCGGAGCTGGAGGCGGCTTGGGTCGGCTGCTTGAGGGGGCTTCTGGAGAAGACTGCCGACAACCATCCAGCACAGGTCATTCCGCCAGGATGCCTTCCTCATCCCGCTTGCCGGAAAGGATGAGTCCCAGAAGCCGCAGCGCGCCCGCTTTGTCCAGCGGTTCGTTCCCACTGCCGCACTTGGGCGAGTGAATGCAGGACGGGCATCCGTCCTCACACGGGCAATCGCGCAGAAGCTCTAGGGTCTCCGTCAGCAGATCCTTCAGCCTCAGATAGCACGCGCTTGCGATACCCACACCGCCAGGATACGCGTCGTAGATGAACACCGTCGCCAGTCCTCCGGAGTCCAGATGATAGGGATGCGAGATACCCCCCACATCCCACCGGTCACAGGATGCCACCAGCGGTGTCAACCCAATGGCAGCGTGCTCGATGGCATGGATGCTGCCCATCAGGTCGAACCCATCATCGCTGAGCCGCCGCACCAGCCGGTGAGGGACGGTGAACCAGACTCCCTCCGTCAGGAAGCTCTGCTCCGGCAGGTCCAGATCCACCACTGCCTGCACAGAATCCGAATAGAGGTCTATCTTGCGATAGGCAACCACGCGCGAGGTCACCTCCACCCGACCGAAATGCGCGGTTGCGGCACCCAGCGGGACACTCTCCACCTCCTCGACCACTCTCAGGTCCACCTCCTCCGCCGCGCGCGTGTAATAGTTGAACTCGCCGGGCTCCACCATCGCCTCACGCGAGACAAGGTTCAGGCTGACGACGCGGTAGCTCTCCCCCTGATGCAGGTAAATGGCCCCCTCGTGCACCTCCCGGAATGCGCGCTCCGCGTCCACTTCGCCTAGCTCCTGCCCCGAGCGGGTTACGATCCGGAAGCGCGAGGAAGAGGACGAACGGATACCTACCTGGGCCGCAGGATAGTCGTCTGGAAGATAGTAGAACCTCCCACTCCGGAAGCCGAGTTCCCCCTCCGCACACATGCGCCAGGCGAGATCCGGGGCGTTGTCTCCGAACTCCAAGAGATCCTGCTCTGTGGTGGGAAGCTCGAAGACCGCGCAGCAGATATGCGGAGCCAGGATATACTCGTTGGCCGGGTTGACCAGCACGCGCTCGTGGCCCTGTTCGAAAAAGTAAGAGGGATGGGTCATCAGATACTGGTCCAGAGGATCCTCCAGCGCCACAAGCACACTGAGAGCCTCTTCGCGCCCCCGTCCCGCGCGGCCAGCCTGCTGCCAGGCGCTGGAGATAGTCCCGGGGTAACCCACCAGCACGGTGGCGTCCAGCCTGCCGACATCCACCCCCAGCTCCATCGCATCGGTCGAGACCACGCCGATCAGGCTCCCGTCGAATAGCTGACGCTCGATCTCGCGGCGCTCCTCTGGACGGTATCCGGCCCGGTAGGACATGACACGCTCGCGCAACTGCGGGTCGAAATGTTCCAGCTGCTCTCTGGCATAGCGCAGAACGAGCTCCGCGCTGCGGCGCGCACGGGTGAATGTGATGTTGCGCACCCCGTCCGCCACCAGCCCGGCGAACAGCCCGGTCGCTTCGCTGTGGGCGCTGCGCCGCCTTCCGTCGTTGCCCAACACGGGCGGGTTCCAGAACACGAATTTGCGCGGCCCCCGGGGCGATCCGTCATCATCGATCACGCGCACATCCAGTCCGCTTAGGCCCCGGGCCAGCTCTTGCGGATTGGCGATGGTGGCGCTGGTGAAGATGAACTGCGGGCGGGATCCATAATGCCGGCAGATCCGCCGCAGCCTGCGCAGCACGCAACCTACGTGTGAACCGAACACCCCCCGGTACGTGTGCATCTCGTCCAGCACGACGAACTCCAGGCGGCGGAAGAAGCGCCCCCAGGCTGCGTGATGGGGAAGGATGCCCTGATGGAGCATGTCCACGTTGGAGAGCACCAGTCTGGCCGCGCGCCGGGCCGCCGCGCGATCATCCCGAGAGGTGTCACCGTCGTAGGAGCAAAGCCTAACCCTGCCGGGCAGGCGGAACTGTCTCAGCTTGCCCAGCTGATCCTGCGCGAGCGCCTTGGTGGGATAAAGATAAAGGGCTGTGGCCGAGTGGTTGGTCAGCAGCCGCTCCAGCACGGGGAGGTTGTAACAGAGAGTCTTTCCGCTGGCCGTCCCGGTCACCACAGCCACGCTCTCGCCTGCCCTCACGGCGTCCAGCGCCGCTGCCTGATGGGTGTAGAGCGACTCGACACCTGTTTCCTGCAGGGCACGGCGGAGCAAATCGGGCAGAGGACGGGCCGGTCCGGCATACCGGGCGTCTCGGGGCGGGATGTCCTCCACGTGAACGATCTGCCCCGAATACCCCTGCGAATGGCGGATGCGCTCGAGGAACTGGAAAGGTGTCATCCGGCGGCCTGCCCTCCGCACGATTGTGACTGCGAACACGCGTTCGCGTCAAGCTGAGGATTCCCAAATTGCCGAACGCTCCGCTGCCAGGCAACGGAGCGTTCCGCGCAATCCTTCAGAAAGCCGATTGGCTACAGGCGTTCAATCTGGCTGAACTCCAGCTCCACCGGGGTGTCCCGACCGAAGATGGAGATCAGCACCTTGACTGTCTCCTTCGGGACGTTCACGTCCTCTATCTTGCCGGTGAACTCCGCGAAGGGACCGCTGACCACGCGGACCACATCCCCCACCGCCCACTTGACGCGCGGAGGCTGCTTGGGTCCGTCCACCGCCTGAAGGATGCCCTCGATCTCCCGATCCTGCATCGGCACCGGCTTGTTCCCGGAAGAAACGAAGCCGGTGACGCCGGCCGTGCTCTTCACCAGGTGCCAGGTGGTCTCATCCAGCACCATCTCGATGAGCACATATCCCGGGAAGATCTTGCGCTGAACTTCCGTTCGCTTGCCGCCGCGCGTGCGAAGCTCCGGCTCCGTGGGGACAAGGATCCTGGAGATCTTGTCCTTCAGGTTGAGCGACTCAGCCCGGCGCTCGATGCTCGTCTTGACTTTGTTTTCGTGGCCCGCGTATGTATGAACCGCGTACCAGTGCTTTTCCATTCCTGAGTCAGTGCTCCGCGCCGCCTGCTCCCGCCCTGCGGCAGGGCATCAGCGGCCCAGTCCGAAGAGCGTCTTCGTGATGTAGGCCAGGATTGAATCTACTATGTATACGTAGAGAGTCACGAAAATGACGCCGGCGAAGACGGCCGTCGTCAATCTCCGGATGTCCTCCCACGACGGCCAGGTCGCCCTGCGGGTCTCCGCATAGGATTCCTTCAGGTAGTTCACCGCCTTCGTGAAGATCGAGGGCTCCCGCCTGGCCGTAGCCATCTTAGTCGCCATGCCTTGATGTATCCTGTGTCAGTCGCCTGAAAAAGGGGATGGCAGGCCCTGCCGGATTCGAACCGACGACTTCTGGTTTTGGAGACCAGCGCTCTACCAGCTGAGCTAAGGGCCTGCGACTCTCCGTGGAGAGAACCTGCGCCCGGCAGACGGATGCGCCGGAGGCAGCGCGCCCGGATGAACGCGGCAAGCTACTTCGCCTCCCGGTGCACAGTATGTTTTCGGCACACCGGGCAATGCTTCTTAAGTTCCAGCCGCTCCGTCTGCTTGCGGCGATTCTTGGTGGTCGCATAGTTGCGCGCCCGGCACTCCGTGCACGCCATCGTTATGACCACCCTGATATCTGTCGCCAACGTTGTCCTCCCGACAACAGGGAATCGCTCCGCCGCCGCGCCGCAGGCCGGCGGCGGAGCAACTCAATCCCTGAACACTACTCGATGATCTTGGAGACGACTCCGGCGCCGACGGTGTGGCCGCCCTCGCGGATCGCAAACCGGAGTCCTTCCTCCAGCGCAATCGGCACAATCAGCTCCGCAATGATGTGCACATTGTCCCCAGGCATCACCATCTCCACACCCTCAGGCAGCTCCACCGACCCCGTCACGTCCGTCGTCCGGAAGTAAAACTGGGGACGATACCCCTTGAAAAACGGCGTGTGACGACCCCCCTCCTCCTTCGTCAACACATACACCTCAGCCTCAAACTTCGTATGCGGCGTGATCGACTTCGGCTTCGCTATAACCTGACCACGCTCTACATCCTTGCGCTCCACTCCTCGAAGCAAAAGCCCCACATTGTCCCCAGCCTGGCACTCGTCCAGCATCTTACGGAACATCTCTATCCCCGTCACCACCGTCTGACGGGTCTCCCGAATCCCCACAATCTCAACAGGCTCGTTCAGCTTCAAAGTCCCACGCTCAACACGACCCGTCGCCACCGTCCCTCGGCCCGTGATCGTGAACACATCCTCAACACTCATCAAAAACGGCTTGTCCGTCTCTCGCTGCGGCGTCGGTATGTAGCTGTCCACAGCATCCAACAGCTCCCCGATCGCCTTCGACCACTCACTGTCCAAGTTCCCGGCCTGAATGTCCTCAAGCGCCTTCACAGCACTCCCCCGCACCACAGGAACATCGTCCCCAGGAAACTCATACTTGTTCAACAGATCACGGACCTCAAGCTCCACCAGATCCAAAAGCTCCGGATCATCCACCATGTCCGTCTTGTTCATAAACACCACAATGTAAGGCACGTTCACCTGACGCGCCAGCAATATATGCTCCCGCGTCTGGGGCATCGGACCGTCCGCAGCGCTCACCACCAAAATCGCTCCGTCCATCTGCGCCGCGCCCGTGATCATGTTCTTGATGTAGTCCGCATGACCTGGACAGTCCACGTGAGCATAATGACGATTCTCCGTCTCATACTCCGCATGGAAAATGTTGATCGTCACACCACGCTCACGCTCCTCAGGCGCACCGTCAATCTGATCATAAGGCGTATACTTCGCCAGTGCCTTCTTCTCCAAATACGCCGTGATCGCCGCCGTCAATGACGTCTTACCATGGTCCACATGACCAATCGTCCCAATGTTCACATGCGGCTTCGTCCGCTCAAACTTCTGCTTTGCCAACTCCTCTACGATCCTCCAGAAAAAGATGTCCGGGAGCAGCCCGCCCCCGCGGATTCTTTCCAGAACAAGATGGCTGCTGGACGGCCCAACCCGGCGCGTGGTGCAGAAAAATGAAAAAGCCCACGACGGGATTCGGACCCGTGACCTCCTCTTTACCAAAGAGGTGCGCTACCCCTGCGCCACGTGGGCATTCTTTCCGCAACCCGGCGCCGGCCCGCGGCCGCCGCAGGCTCCCGGTGCCTCGACGGGGCAGCCTGGAACGCCTGCATTTTGACAATCTGGGGGGAAGAGGATTCGAACCTCTGTAGGCGTTCGCCGGCAGATTTACAGTCTGCTCCCTTTGGCCGCTCGGGCATCCCCCCGCAACAGTCACTGCGCCCATGGCAGGAGCTGCCGCCCCGGCGCAGCCCTGCCGTACAGGGCAACGCCGCGCACGGCGCATTCTAGCGGAATCGCGCCGCTTCCTGCAACCTCCGCGCACGAGCGTGGGCGCGGACGGCCTCCAAAAAATAGAGTGAGAGCCGACGAAGGGAATCGAACCCCCAACCGGCGGTTTACAAAACCGCTGCTCTACCATTGAGCTACGTCGGCACCGCGCCAACAAAAAGCAGCCGGTCCTCTGTTCCGGCTACCACCTCCGATTATATTGGCAAGCCCGGCGGGTGTCAACGAGGGCGATTTTCACCCGCTTACGAGCCCTTGACAGGGAGCGCCACAGGAAGTCGCGCACGCCGTTTGACTGGCTGCCGTCGCCGGTGCCTGATTGAGCCTCCGGCCTAACTCTGCCCCTTCAGTCCTGCAGCCCGTAAGCGCGGGCGGCCTCTGAAGGTGCCAGGCCCTCCTGCACGACGGCGCACAGGGCCCGTTGAAAGGCCGCCGGGTCCGGCACCTGGACGGCGTTGCGGCCGAACACCACACCGCGGCCGCCTCCCTGGACGATCCGCTCCGCAAGCTCCAGCGCCTGGATCTGGCGCGGAGTCTTCTCCGCCCCCAGTCCCAGAACGGGCACAGGGCAGCCCTGCGTCACCTCGTTGAAGCGTACAGTACAGTAGGTCTTGATCAGGTCGGCTCCGAGTTCCGCAAGGATGCGGCTGCCGCGCATCACTTCGTCGTGCAACTCCTCAGGGCTCAGACGGTCCGGGCGCGCGGGGAAATACTCCCCCACCACAGGCAGGCCCAGGCGCCGCGCCTCGGCAGCCAGCCGGCAGAACAGCTCAACGTTCGCGGCGTCGCGTCCCTCATCGCCGGTCTTGAGTGTGAGACAGATCAACACGCACTCGGCTCCCAGCGCAACCGCATCCTGCGGGGAGAATGCCTCCACCGCGATCCCGGCCTCATAGTTCCAGTGAAAGCAAAAGTGGGTGCTCCAGTTCAGGCGGACCACAGCCATCGGCGCGCCTTTGACCGAGAACGCGTGCGCCGTGTGGCGCAGCATCCCCGGCGACAAAAGGATGGCCGACACGCACGGATCGATCCTTCGGACCGTATCCCCCAGGTCCACCATTCCCGGCAGCGGCCCGTCGAACTCCCCGTGGTCCACGGCCACCACCACCGCGTTGCGGCCGCCGCTGAAAAGCCGCGCCAGCCGGATATCTCTGCCCGTCATCTACCAGATCCTCTCCCCCTGTCCGAAGCCCGATTCAGGCCCGGTAAAACTCCAGAGCGCGCCGGTAGGCGTCCAGATACCGCCCGTAAAACTCCCGCTCGGCCTCCACGCGTGAAGGCTGCGGTTCAACGACGCGGACAACTCGGCCCGTCCATGCGGCGGGGCACCCGCCAGCGGCCAGACGCGCGGCTCCGTAACACGCCGACTCCGCGCAGTCCAACACCTCCACCGGAAGGCCCAGGATGTCCGCAATCAGCTGCGGCCATAGGGCGCTCTTCGTAGCTCCCCCCACCATCCGCAACCGCTCCGGCCCGCCGGCCAGCGGCGCCGCCGCTTCCAGATTGCGCCGCGCCTCAAACGCCAGCCCGCGCATAACAGCAAGCTCGATGTCCGCGGCCGTGTGCGAAAGGGTCAGCCCCACGAGCGTCCCCTTTGACTCCTCCCGCCAGTCCGGACAAAGCCCCCCGTAGAGGTGGGGGATGAAGATGAGAGGGTCTTTGCCGGAATCCGCCTCTGAGGCAGCGCCATCCGCCCCGAACGTGCGCCTGACCCAGTCAAACACCGTGCCGCCGCTGAACGGAAGCACCAGCCCCCATGCATCCGACTGCACGTGGCAACAGACGGGAAGGTTGCCCTCCGGATCCCGGGGGGGACGCAAGGCCACGGCGTAGAGCACCCAGGCTGTCCCGCATGAGAGCACCCAGCGCCCGCCCGGCGCGGCCCCCGCCCCGTGGGCCGCGGCAGCCTGGTCGAAGGCTCCGGCCACCACCGGCGTCTTCTCCGGAAGTCCGAGCTCGGCTGCCGCATCCCGCGAGAGACAGCCGATAGGCTCCCCGGCCTCCGCCGTCTCCGGCAGGTACTCCACCAGCAGGCCCACCATCTGGGCCACTTTCCCGGACCAGCGCCTCGCAAACGGGTTGAAAAACGGGGTCCACGAAGCTGACGGCACATCCGCAACGCGCCGTCCGGTCATCCGCCATGCCAGAAAGTCCGGCACCCAGCAGACTACGCCGTCTCGCAGCGTCTCCGGTTCGTTCTCGGCCAGCCACAGCACAGCGCACGCCGAACTGTAAGGCGTCAAGCGGATCCCTGTCTCCGAATACCAGAACCGCTGATCCGCCTCCGCCAGCAGGCGGGCGCACTCCGCGGATGAGCGCGCGTCCATCCAACTGATGGCTGGCCGCAAGGGGCGTCCGCATCGGTCTGCGGCGATGAGGGTATCTCCCTGTGTGCTGAGGGCCAGTGCGGCCACACTTTCCGGCTCCCTGCCGCAGGAGCGCAACTGCTCCAGACAGCCCCGCACCACCGAGACCAGCCCCCTCCAGAAGTCCTCCGGGTCCTGCTCGGCCCAACCCTGGTGCGGATGGGACATCCCGTACGGATCCTGCGCTTCCGCCAGAATGCTGCCCTCATCATCCACGGCGAGGCACTTGGCGGAAGTCGTGCCGATGTCCGCCCCAAGGAAGATGGTCACGCGCTCGCGATCTCCTCCACCCGCCAACGCATCATCCGGCCGAAGCTCGTAATCTCCGGGAGCACGTCGCCATACACGAGAGCAGCATGGTGGGTGCCGCCGGCCTCGCCATAGCGCTCCAGGAAGCGTTCCACGGGGATCTCCGGCCGGATCCATCCCCGGATGGCGCCCTCCATCCGGTCCGGCTCCTCGCCGTCCACCTCCACCGGCGCAGCGATGAGCGTGAATGTCCCGTCCGGGCCGGGCGCCAGATTGGCGAATACGGCGCGACCGGGCCGGAAGCGTCCCACGGCCACCGCCGGCGTCTCCGCGTCAATCCAGGGCATCTCCTTTGCGATCAGCCGGGCCCGGCCTTCGGCCATCTCCGGGTTCATCTCCGCCATGTGGCTCAGGAAGATGCGCCCCCCCTTCCAGTCCGGACAGAACATCTCCGTGAAGGTGGTCTCCGGAAAAACACCGGCCAGCGCGCTCACGAAGGCGGCCGTCAGGACGTCCCCCTCCCCGGCATAGCCGATGCCGCGGCTCATGGCCTTCGATGCCTCAAGGAACGGGATGGTGGGCAATCCGCACGAGCGCCGGAATTCGTCGAAGTTCATGGTAAAGGCGTCCACGCGCTCCTGTTCCAGCCAGCGACGCAGAGCGATGGAGGCGCGCGCCGTGGCCGCGTGCACGCCCTCATCCAGCCCGGACGCATCGAAGAACTCCCTGTCCGCCTGCATCTCTGCCTGCACCGCCGGATCGTCCTGAGGAGGCAACAACCCCGGCAGATCCTCGAAACCCGCCCGGACGATGGTCAGTCCCACCGCGCGCTTCAGATCCTGGTCCGGCACCTGGAAGTCACCCATCCCTCGGAAGGGCCTGCCAAGGGACCCCACCCGGGCCAAGCGCATCCGCGAGGCCATCGCCGCCCCGCGGGCGTGCGCCGCGACAC
The sequence above is drawn from the Armatimonadota bacterium genome and encodes:
- the gatA gene encoding glutamyl-tRNA(Gln) amidotransferase subunit A; amino-acid sequence: MTRDIENIQTAWQASEALRSGRISARDLTRACLERIAALEPSLSAFLALTEEIAMEAAARFDANPAAFPDPLAGVPAAVKDNMCLKGVPCTCASRILEGWEPPYNATAVQRILDRGGVICGKTNLDEFAMGSSTENSAFKVTRNPWNTSTVPGGSSGGSAAAVAAGQVFYALGSDTGGSIRQPASFCGIVGVKPTYGRVSRYGLVAYASSLDQIGPLTRDVRDAALVLNIICGHDPLDSTSYPGESPDFTQALVRDVQGMTVGLPREFFAQGVREDVAQAVQEGARVLEKAGAKIREISMPNVGYALPVYYIIAPAEASSNLARYDGVRYGHRSGAASDHVDMFMRSRAEGFGAEVKQRIMIGTYALSAGYYDAYYLKAQQVRTLLRRDFDRAFQECDVLLTPTSPTPAFAVGERADDPFQMKLADVCTIPVNLAGIPALSLPCGLVDGLPVGMQIMARPFDEETMLRAAYTFEQATEFHRLRPAI
- a CDS encoding aspartyl/glutamyl-tRNA(Asn/Gln) amidotransferase subunit C, producing MKLTLEEVSNVAVLARLALPEEELRRLAGHLNQIIEHFAALQELDTTDVEPTERVLPMVNVYREDVALPGLDREEVLRGAPRSNGEAFLVPRVVDTADGKDCGQ
- a CDS encoding helicase → MTPFQFLERIRHSQGYSGQIVHVEDIPPRDARYAGPARPLPDLLRRALQETGVESLYTHQAAALDAVRAGESVAVVTGTASGKTLCYNLPVLERLLTNHSATALYLYPTKALAQDQLGKLRQFRLPGRVRLCSYDGDTSRDDRAAARRAARLVLSNVDMLHQGILPHHAAWGRFFRRLEFVVLDEMHTYRGVFGSHVGCVLRRLRRICRHYGSRPQFIFTSATIANPQELARGLSGLDVRVIDDDGSPRGPRKFVFWNPPVLGNDGRRRSAHSEATGLFAGLVADGVRNITFTRARRSAELVLRYAREQLEHFDPQLRERVMSYRAGYRPEERREIERQLFDGSLIGVVSTDAMELGVDVGRLDATVLVGYPGTISSAWQQAGRAGRGREEALSVLVALEDPLDQYLMTHPSYFFEQGHERVLVNPANEYILAPHICCAVFELPTTEQDLLEFGDNAPDLAWRMCAEGELGFRSGRFYYLPDDYPAAQVGIRSSSSSRFRIVTRSGQELGEVDAERAFREVHEGAIYLHQGESYRVVSLNLVSREAMVEPGEFNYYTRAAEEVDLRVVEEVESVPLGAATAHFGRVEVTSRVVAYRKIDLYSDSVQAVVDLDLPEQSFLTEGVWFTVPHRLVRRLSDDGFDLMGSIHAIEHAAIGLTPLVASCDRWDVGGISHPYHLDSGGLATVFIYDAYPGGVGIASACYLRLKDLLTETLELLRDCPCEDGCPSCIHSPKCGSGNEPLDKAGALRLLGLILSGKRDEEGILAE
- the nusG gene encoding transcription termination/antitermination protein NusG; its protein translation is MEKHWYAVHTYAGHENKVKTSIERRAESLNLKDKISRILVPTEPELRTRGGKRTEVQRKIFPGYVLIEMVLDETTWHLVKSTAGVTGFVSSGNKPVPMQDREIEGILQAVDGPKQPPRVKWAVGDVVRVVSGPFAEFTGKIEDVNVPKETVKVLISIFGRDTPVELEFSQIERL
- the rpmG gene encoding 50S ribosomal protein L33, producing the protein MATDIRVVITMACTECRARNYATTKNRRKQTERLELKKHCPVCRKHTVHREAK
- the tuf gene encoding elongation factor Tu — its product is MAKQKFERTKPHVNIGTIGHVDHGKTSLTAAITAYLEKKALAKYTPYDQIDGAPEERERGVTINIFHAEYETENRHYAHVDCPGHADYIKNMITGAAQMDGAILVVSAADGPMPQTREHILLARQVNVPYIVVFMNKTDMVDDPELLDLVELEVRDLLNKYEFPGDDVPVVRGSAVKALEDIQAGNLDSEWSKAIGELLDAVDSYIPTPQRETDKPFLMSVEDVFTITGRGTVATGRVERGTLKLNEPVEIVGIRETRQTVVTGIEMFRKMLDECQAGDNVGLLLRGVERKDVERGQVIAKPKSITPHTKFEAEVYVLTKEEGGRHTPFFKGYRPQFYFRTTDVTGSVELPEGVEMVMPGDNVHIIAELIVPIALEEGLRFAIREGGHTVGAGVVSKIIE
- a CDS encoding fructose-bisphosphate aldolase; protein product: MTGRDIRLARLFSGGRNAVVVAVDHGEFDGPLPGMVDLGDTVRRIDPCVSAILLSPGMLRHTAHAFSVKGAPMAVVRLNWSTHFCFHWNYEAGIAVEAFSPQDAVALGAECVLICLTLKTGDEGRDAANVELFCRLAAEARRLGLPVVGEYFPARPDRLSPEELHDEVMRGSRILAELGADLIKTYCTVRFNEVTQGCPVPVLGLGAEKTPRQIQALELAERIVQGGGRGVVFGRNAVQVPDPAAFQRALCAVVQEGLAPSEAARAYGLQD